cacatatatatatatatatatatcagaattTATGTCTGGGTTTAGTTATCTCTAAAatgtaaaattaaaaaaattagccAAATGGAGACATGTCAACTGGCCGAAGCTCTAAAGTCTTCTGGTGTATTTGTAATGCATAGGACTTTCTAAtcattttatttagttatttaggATTACTGAATAATATAATTTTGTTTACATATGTGACACGCTAGTTGCATataaaaagtttatgttttttggACAAATAGAAATTTGCCCATTTGGACAAAAAGTGATTTGGTACCATATGACCCTAACCTATTGACATATATTAAAATTTTTTGTTCAACAGTTGAATTTATTGATATTCATCgtataataattctgattattttTCGTTTCTTAGGGCCTTGCTGTTGCTCCCCTTTGGGATGAAGCCAACCATCAGATTTCCGGGATGCTAACAGCATCCGACTTCATTATGATTTTAATGGAGGTAACATACTCGACCTTGTATCGAACGGTTTTAATCTGAAATTACATAGTTGCCCATTCTCATCATTACGAAAAAATGGCTTGTATAAATGAGGGTCCAAGGGTATTTAAGACAATTGATTGATGGCAATTCTTTCTTGTGAAAATGTACACTTCTATACTCTTGCAGTTACAAAGAAACCATGCAATGGTTGTTAATCGCGTGCTCGAAGTATCGTCTATCTCTGCTTGGAAGGAAGGAAAACTTCAACTTCAACGAAGGCCGTTAATCAAAGTAACATTTTAACACTACAAATAGCAAATTCTATAATttaaagagtaaagtacacagatggtccctgcgGTTTACCAAAAATTTGGATTTGgcccctagctttccaaaagtacactgATGGTCCTTGTGgcttgcactttgtaacgcatttagtccccaacttttttcaaaagtacatagatggtccctgtgatttgcactttgtatcgcatttagtccctaacttggacatgctaaaacctttagatttgttggttggggactaactgcgttacaaagtgcaaaccacagggaccatccgtgtacttttggaaagctggggaccaaatccaaaattttggtaaaccacagggaccatccttGTACTTTACTCCaatttaaatattttataaatatgTCATATTTGCTTTTATTTTCTTATAATTCCCATTTTCTTAAAAAAACAGGTTGATCCCGATGAGACCTTGAGTGCAGTTGCATATAAAATCTTGCAGAATCACATATCATCGGTTCCTGTGGTATATGTGGCACAAGGTGCAACTTTTCCACAATTGCTTCACGTTGCATGCCTAAGTGGACTCTTAAAACGTACGGCGTAACTTACTTGATCACTTTTGAAAGAAAAGTTTATAACGTTTTGTATTCACATGTTCTAAATTTATCTTCATTGTGAAAATATAGATATAAACAGGCATTTTGAATATCGTATTGGTTATTTGCCTCTTTTGCAACAACCGATTGGCTCTCTACCAATAGGTAGTTGGATCCGAGATATAGGTGGTGCACGTGAATTGCTAACGTTACTCTCACATGAACCTTTAAGTGATGCTTTGAGATTGTTACTTGACGGTAAGTGCGAATTCTGTAGATTACTGTACAGGTGGCAAAGATGGGTGGGTTGGGTGGCGACGGGTCAAAAAGGGTTACGGTTGAAACGGGTCATTGTTTGTACATGTCGAATTGGGTTGGTTTGtccttttttttataataattgtGTTAGTTTTGGTTACTAAAACGCTGTTTTTAAACATAATCTTTTGAAAATGAATACGGTTTAGGAGGTTATACATAAGGGTGTGAATTTATGACACAACCCTAAAAGACTTGACATAAGATAATATAATTGAAATGTGATTTTTTTCATATACATTTGTATACTTTTTGtaatattttattttcaaaaatattaatatgcgaaagaaaataaaaaaaaaaaaaaacttaaaaaaatcaggttaaacgggttgtgttcgggtcaacccatgaATATTCGGGTCATGTTCGGGTTCATGTGTTTGATACAATATTCGGGTTCGTGTAATGCtttcgggttcgggtcaggtTGGACCCGtcaacccgcgaacacgacctGTTTAGCACCCCTAGTTATATATGTTAGAAATAGACTTTGGGAGGCGTTCAACCCATTTGACTTGTTTGACCTGTTTGGGATAAAAGACAACCCAGATTGACCCGTTCGAGATAAAAAAACACAACCCAAATTGACCTATACGAATGATTTGCCCCATTTGACTTGTTCAAACCATTTGCGAGCTCAATGCATCGGTTCACATGTTCGTTATGATATCTCATTGTTTCTTTTTCTAATCTTCTGCAGAACATATAAGCTCGGTGCCAATTGTTGATAGTAAAGGAACCCTTGTTAACATTTTCTCCAGAAGGTAATTTGTTATATGGTCTTTTGACTGTTTAACGGATtttcttattattattaaatcCTATGTTTACAGTGACATCACTTCATTAGCGAAAGGCAATGTATATGCTCGCATCCAACTTGATCGTGCAACTGTAGCTCAAGTAAGCCTTCTCCACACATCTCATGTGGACAATGAATGTTACAGGTGGCAAATtgggttgggtaacgggtcaaaacaaataGTTTTCATATCGGATAAAAACAATCCGGGTTTGGTTAGTTTGCTAATGCACACTTATTTAGATATTTTTTCTGACTTTATAAATAGCTTATGTGCTTGATATGATTtggaaaacttttttttttaagagtaaagtacacgcatggtccctatggtttaccaaagttttggatttggtccctagcttttcaaaagtacacggatggtccccgTGGTTTGTTCTTTGTAACGCATtagtccccaaccaacaaatctTAAGGTTTTAGCATggccaagttagggactaaatgcgatacaaagtgcaaaccacagggaccatccatgtacgtTTGGAATaagctggggactaaatgcgtacaaagtgcaaaccacaaggaccatctatgtacttttggaaagctagggaccaaatccaaacttttgggtaaaccacagggaccatccgtgtactttactcttttttttttttttaataaagcgATTTAGGAGCTAGTATACATTTGAGAATATTTTGGATGACTCAAATCTCAatccatttgacccgtttcattTTAGTTAAACTTAACCCATTGGAGATAAAAACCAAAACCAATGAGGCAAAATTGTCCAACTACTATCAAATCTATTTTTTAGTTTCGTTTTGTGTTTTTTAAATACCTTCATTATTAAATTATTAATAACACTGATTTTATGTCCATGATTCAGGCACTGCAACTGGTAGATATGAAAGCCCATTCTAGATTTGAGACATGTACTCGCTATGATACTTTACAACGGGTCATAACTCTTCTTTCTGATCCAGGTATGTATTTCTGAAGCATTTAGTTCCAACTTCCAATGCCAATATTTTGCTCAGGTTAATTGACAACCATACCGTAAATCATTCGTCAATTCTTTTAAAAAATACTTCTATCTTTTTATCAAGTTGCCGAAAACAAATAATAATCCCATTGCAGCTTGTGTCACCCGTCCATTTCTATAGATAAAATCATAAAATGTTTAGGGGTGGTGTTAAATGGGTCGTGTTCACGGGTTGGTGGGTCGAACCTGAGCACATGAGTTGCGTGGGTTGACACGAACACGACATGTTTAACCTGAATTTCCTATTTGAATTTACAACCAAAAATACAAATACATATAAAACAGTTATGTTTATAGTTTCTTGTGCTCGtttcttttttatcttttttttaattttaacatAAAATATCCAATCTATTTAAATTGTGtcataataacatattttaaaattttataagaACAAAAAAGTTAAAAGGGTCACATGTCGCTCGTGAACCCATCAAGTCAACTCGCACATGATCCTTTTAGCTAAACGTGTTCGTGAGTTCTGCCCATAATTGTTTAGACTAATCCTAGAGTTCAAACCCGCAATTTTGTTATGGGTTTGTTTCCTGTTTTTGTGTTGTGTTAAAAATTCACACCCCCAGTATACAATATCATAACAAATTATAATATTCTATTAATAATCTAAATATAtttgaataaaatgatttaaaaGGTTG
This genomic stretch from Helianthus annuus cultivar XRQ/B chromosome 8, HanXRQr2.0-SUNRISE, whole genome shotgun sequence harbors:
- the LOC110886748 gene encoding sucrose nonfermenting 4-like protein, which codes for MVHTQFVWSHGGNQVFLCGDFTGWVKYQQMVPVEGSAMTFVTICDLPPGYHKFKFLVDGVWRVDHQQFFKEDEDGMNNIILVKPPEIMIQPLVVDDSGLPIMDIDGLDDHHHAHNASTSSNIPHETFLPLRAEDIETTRNRLSQHLSSYQVDELIPDSGKVFALDANLSVEDAFLIMHAEGLAVAPLWDEANHQISGMLTASDFIMILMELQRNHAMVVNRVLEVSSISAWKEGKLQLQRRPLIKVDPDETLSAVAYKILQNHISSVPVVYVAQGATFPQLLHVACLSGLLKHINRHFEYRIGYLPLLQQPIGSLPIGSWIRDIGGARELLTLLSHEPLSDALRLLLDEHISSVPIVDSKGTLVNIFSRSDITSLAKGNVYARIQLDRATVAQALQLVDMKAHSRFETCTRYDTLQRVITLLSDPGVRRVVVVEGGTQRVLGLITLRDVFSLIFIDSR